In Camelina sativa cultivar DH55 chromosome 16, Cs, whole genome shotgun sequence, a single window of DNA contains:
- the LOC104752688 gene encoding uncharacterized protein LOC104752688 isoform X1 yields the protein MAIAGLQNILAIDSSFPRDSEVRGSRQRENDGRSSVRASSLLQMWRELEDDHVMGHARDRDADRRTASSRGNGCDSNISSAHDIVRDSVNLGETELGGWSPTPSHVDSHNSSEDLGPFQSEHFSDLGMVERERVRQIFREWMSSGTGQHTSSDSHTTNSTRSEWLGETEQERVRIIREMVQMNSQQRPVLGDLREEQPIEVVNQIERVLDGRVVNANCIQNENARRGIRKLCGRQVWVDMLKMAERERQTELQGLTQHHAVSNFAHRNRIQALLRGRFLRNGDNDDKEKPTSSAATELGFLRERHTVSELREEFISRLDRSVSGQASSSHSDTSSYAENDDNRGEQNDLNCLDIINDAGGLSDKNGREAENQCSVDEITNSRRCNNRSTSLEERTAHVEDWQRSEIDDFSLRRNDAEVDLNSHQREDATGCSSSSIHGDEDRHGCQFRETMDIPYEQSLQSSEEIATMRLINRTTNFQENLVESINLTVPLEEQTEEEIIGNEESDWQLINGETSAWRDGAEEEADTDVPESFPNQLSQISSVDEDREAHARTELTEMQPDDADLQSTIQDWWEEHSDQDTVSIGRAASFFPPDDNENMELSELSSRRRVSNLLQSGFRENLDQLIQSYMDRRSRNPVEWEEHETYSDHTLVGEDIEQQDDAQSGGQELDAVESPPLSVPSPVIPIQPRWEHDRSISNWPAHDLHQGIGMDWDSINDLRVDMGRIQQRMDNLQRMLEACMEMQLELQRSIRQEVSAAMHRAADQSGPSKETESYESKWEYVRKGICCVCCESNIDSLLYRCGHMNTCEKCAKKLVEAGGKCPMCQAPVIEVVRAYSIL from the exons ATGGCTATTGCTGGCCTGCAAAACATTTTGGCGATTGATTCATCTTTCCCACGGGACTCTGAGGTTCGGGGTTCTAGACAGAGGGAAAATGATGGAAGGTCAAGCGTCCGGGCATCCTCACTTCTACAGATGTGGAGAGAACTTGAGGATGATCACGTGATGGGTCATGCTCGTGACAGAGATGCTGACAGGAGGACTGCTTCTTCCAGGGGAAATGGTTGTGACAGTAATATTAGTAGTGCACATGATATTGTTAGAGATAGTGTAAATCTGGGTGAGACTGAACTTGGTGGATGGTCCCCTACCCCGAGTCATGTCGACTCACATAACTCGAGTGAGGATCTCGGCCCTTTTCAGAGCGAGCACTTTTCTGATCTCGGGATGGTTGAAAGGGAAAGAGTTAGACAAATTTTCCGTGAGTGGATGAGCTCTGGGACTGGTCAACATACTTCCTCTGATTCCCATACAACCAACAGCACAAGATCAGAATGGCTTGGTGAAACTGAACAGGAAAGGGTGAGGATCATAAGGGAGATGGTTCAGATGAATAGCCAGCAGAGACCTGTTCTTGGTGATCTCAGGGAAGAACAACCTATTGAAGTTGTTAACCAGATCGAAAGAGTACTTGATGGTAGAGTTGTTAATGCGAACTGCATCCAAAATGAAAATGCTAGAAGAGGTATACGCAAGTTATGTGGTAGGCAAGTGTGGGTCGATATGTTAAAAATGGCTGAGAGGGAAAGGCAAACAGAGCTGCAGGGTTTGACGCAGCATCATGCTGTATCAAACTTTGCTCACCGCAACCGCATTCAG GCATTGCTAAGGGGGAGATTCTTACGAAATGGTGACAACGATGATAAAGAGAAGCCAACATCATCTGCAGCCACTGAGTTGGGTTTTCTAAGAGAAAGGCACACTGTATCTGAGCTGAG GGAGGAATTTATATCCAGACTTGACCGGTCTGTCTCTGGTCAAGCGAGCAGCAGTCACTCGGATACctcatcatatgctgaaaatgatgataatagAGGTGAACAAAACGATCTAAATTGTCTAGATATCATCAATGATGCAGGCGGTCTCTCAGATAAAAATGGCAGAGAGGCTGAAAACCAATGTTCAGTGGATGAGATAACTAATTCCAGACGCTGTAATAACCGGAGCACAAGTTTGGAAGAAAGGACTGCACATGTAGAAGATTGGCAACGATCagaaattgatgatttttctctAAGAAGAAATGATGCTGAAGTGGACCTGAATAGCCATCAAAGGGAGGATGCTACTGggtgttcatcctcttcaattCATGGAGACGAGGACAGACATGGCTGTCAGTTTCGAGAAACTATGGATATACCTTATGAACAGTCTCTGCAAAGTTCCGAAGAAATTGCCACCATGAGACTGATAAACAGGACAACAAATTTCCAGGAAAATCTGGTTGAAAGCATTAATCTAACTGTCCCTCTAGAGGAACAAACCGAGGAGGAGATTATTGGAAACGAAGAATCCGATTGGCAACTTATCAATGGTGAAACCAGTGCATGGAGAGATGGCGCTGAAGAGGAGGCAGATACAGATGTTCCTGAGAGTTTTCCAAATCAGTTATCCCAGATATCATCCGTGGACGAAGACAGAGAAGCCCACGCCCGCACAGAACTTACAGAGATGCAGCCTGATGATGCTGATCTCCAAAGCACAATACAAGACTGGTGGGAAGAACATTCTGATCAGGACACAGTTTCAATTGGAAGGGCTGCCTCATTCTTTCCTCCGGATGATAACGAGAACATGGAACTCAGCGAACTCTCTAGCAG GAGACGTGTCTCAAATCTTCTGCAAAGCGGGTTTAGGGAAAATCTTGACCAGTTGATACAGTCCTACATGGACAGACGTAGCCGAAATCCGGTGGAGTGGGAAGAACACGAGACTTATTCTGACCATACATTAGTAG GTGAAGATATAGAACAGCAGGATGATGCTCAGAGTGGTGGTCAAGAACTTGATGCTGTTGAATCTCCTCCTTTGTCTGTACCCTCCCCAGTGATCCCTATTCAGCCACGGTGGGAGCATGATCGATCCATTTCCAACTGGCCGGCACATGATTTGCATCAGGGCATTGGAATG GATTGGGATTCGATCAACGATTTGAGGGTTGACATGGGTAGAATACAGCAAAGGATGGATAACTTGCAGAGAATGCTGGAGGCTTGCATGGAAATGCAACTTGAGTTGCAAAGGTCCATAAGACAAGAAGTCTCTGCTGCGATGCACCGCGCTGCTGACCAATCAG GTCCATCTAAGGAGACTGAGAGCTACGAGTCAAAATGGGAATATGTAAGGAAAGGGATCTGCTGTGTATGCTGTGAGAGCAATATCGATTCTTTATTGTATAG ATGTGGACATATGAACACTTGCGAGAAGTGTGCGAAGAAGCTAGTGGAAGCTGGGGGGAAATGTCCCATGTGTCAAGCTCCTGTGATTGAGGTAGTTCGTGCCTACTCTATTCTCTGA
- the LOC104752688 gene encoding uncharacterized protein LOC104752688 isoform X2 — MAIAGLQNILAIDSSFPRDSEVRGSRQRENDGRSSVRASSLLQMWRELEDDHVMGHARDRDADRRTASSRGNGCDSNISSAHDIVRDSVNLGETELGGWSPTPSHVDSHNSSEDLGPFQSEHFSDLGMVERERVRQIFREWMSSGTGQHTSSDSHTTNSTRSEWLGETEQERVRIIREMVQMNSQQRPVLGDLREEQPIEVVNQIERVLDGRVVNANCIQNENARRGIRKLCGRQVWVDMLKMAERERQTELQGLTQHHAVSNFAHRNRIQALLRGRFLRNGDNDDKEKPTSSAATELGFLRERHTVSELREEFISRLDRSVSGQASSSHSDTSSYAENDDNRGEQNDLNCLDIINDAGGLSDKNGREAENQCSVDEITNSRRCNNRSTSLEERTAHVEDWQRSEIDDFSLRRNDAEVDLNSHQREDATGCSSSSIHGDEDRHGCQFRETMDIPYEQSLQSSEEIATMRLINRTTNFQENLVESINLTVPLEEQTEEEIIGNEESDWQLINGETSAWRDGAEEEADTDVPESFPNQLSQISSVDEDREAHARTELTEMQPDDADLQSTIQDWWEEHSDQDTVSIGRAASFFPPDDNENMELSELSSRRRVSNLLQSGFRENLDQLIQSYMDRRSRNPVEWEEHETYSDHTLVGEDIEQQDDAQSGGQELDAVESPPLSVPSPVIPIQPRWEHDRSISNWPAHDLHQGIGMDWDSINDLRVDMGRIQQRMDNLQRMLEACMEMQLELQRSIRQEVSAAMHRAADQSGPSKETESYESKWEYVRKGICCVCCESNIDSLLYRCGHMNTCEKCAKKLVEAGGKCPMCQAPVIEVVRAYSIL, encoded by the exons ATGGCTATTGCTGGCCTGCAAAACATTTTGGCGATTGATTCATCTTTCCCACGGGACTCTGAGGTTCGGGGTTCTAGACAGAGGGAAAATGATGGAAGGTCAAGCGTCCGGGCATCCTCACTTCTACAGATGTGGAGAGAACTTGAGGATGATCACGTGATGGGTCATGCTCGTGACAGAGATGCTGACAGGAGGACTGCTTCTTCCAGGGGAAATGGTTGTGACAGTAATATTAGTAGTGCACATGATATTGTTAGAGATAGTGTAAATCTGGGTGAGACTGAACTTGGTGGATGGTCCCCTACCCCGAGTCATGTCGACTCACATAACTCGAGTGAGGATCTCGGCCCTTTTCAGAGCGAGCACTTTTCTGATCTCGGGATGGTTGAAAGGGAAAGAGTTAGACAAATTTTCCGTGAGTGGATGAGCTCTGGGACTGGTCAACATACTTCCTCTGATTCCCATACAACCAACAGCACAAGATCAGAATGGCTTGGTGAAACTGAACAGGAAAGGGTGAGGATCATAAGGGAGATGGTTCAGATGAATAGCCAGCAGAGACCTGTTCTTGGTGATCTCAGGGAAGAACAACCTATTGAAGTTGTTAACCAGATCGAAAGAGTACTTGATGGTAGAGTTGTTAATGCGAACTGCATCCAAAATGAAAATGCTAGAAGAGGTATACGCAAGTTATGTGGTAGGCAAGTGTGGGTCGATATGTTAAAAATGGCTGAGAGGGAAAGGCAAACAGAGCTGCAGGGTTTGACGCAGCATCATGCTGTATCAAACTTTGCTCACCGCAACCGCATTCAG GCATTGCTAAGGGGGAGATTCTTACGAAATGGTGACAACGATGATAAAGAGAAGCCAACATCATCTGCAGCCACTGAGTTGGGTTTTCTAAGAGAAAGGCACACTGTATCTGAGCTGAG GGAGGAATTTATATCCAGACTTGACCGGTCTGTCTCTGGTCAAGCGAGCAGCAGTCACTCGGATACctcatcatatgctgaaaatgatgataatagAGGTGAACAAAACGATCTAAATTGTCTAGATATCATCAATGATGCAG GCGGTCTCTCAGATAAAAATGGCAGAGAGGCTGAAAACCAATGTTCAGTGGATGAGATAACTAATTCCAGACGCTGTAATAACCGGAGCACAAGTTTGGAAGAAAGGACTGCACATGTAGAAGATTGGCAACGATCagaaattgatgatttttctctAAGAAGAAATGATGCTGAAGTGGACCTGAATAGCCATCAAAGGGAGGATGCTACTGggtgttcatcctcttcaattCATGGAGACGAGGACAGACATGGCTGTCAGTTTCGAGAAACTATGGATATACCTTATGAACAGTCTCTGCAAAGTTCCGAAGAAATTGCCACCATGAGACTGATAAACAGGACAACAAATTTCCAGGAAAATCTGGTTGAAAGCATTAATCTAACTGTCCCTCTAGAGGAACAAACCGAGGAGGAGATTATTGGAAACGAAGAATCCGATTGGCAACTTATCAATGGTGAAACCAGTGCATGGAGAGATGGCGCTGAAGAGGAGGCAGATACAGATGTTCCTGAGAGTTTTCCAAATCAGTTATCCCAGATATCATCCGTGGACGAAGACAGAGAAGCCCACGCCCGCACAGAACTTACAGAGATGCAGCCTGATGATGCTGATCTCCAAAGCACAATACAAGACTGGTGGGAAGAACATTCTGATCAGGACACAGTTTCAATTGGAAGGGCTGCCTCATTCTTTCCTCCGGATGATAACGAGAACATGGAACTCAGCGAACTCTCTAGCAG GAGACGTGTCTCAAATCTTCTGCAAAGCGGGTTTAGGGAAAATCTTGACCAGTTGATACAGTCCTACATGGACAGACGTAGCCGAAATCCGGTGGAGTGGGAAGAACACGAGACTTATTCTGACCATACATTAGTAG GTGAAGATATAGAACAGCAGGATGATGCTCAGAGTGGTGGTCAAGAACTTGATGCTGTTGAATCTCCTCCTTTGTCTGTACCCTCCCCAGTGATCCCTATTCAGCCACGGTGGGAGCATGATCGATCCATTTCCAACTGGCCGGCACATGATTTGCATCAGGGCATTGGAATG GATTGGGATTCGATCAACGATTTGAGGGTTGACATGGGTAGAATACAGCAAAGGATGGATAACTTGCAGAGAATGCTGGAGGCTTGCATGGAAATGCAACTTGAGTTGCAAAGGTCCATAAGACAAGAAGTCTCTGCTGCGATGCACCGCGCTGCTGACCAATCAG GTCCATCTAAGGAGACTGAGAGCTACGAGTCAAAATGGGAATATGTAAGGAAAGGGATCTGCTGTGTATGCTGTGAGAGCAATATCGATTCTTTATTGTATAG ATGTGGACATATGAACACTTGCGAGAAGTGTGCGAAGAAGCTAGTGGAAGCTGGGGGGAAATGTCCCATGTGTCAAGCTCCTGTGATTGAGGTAGTTCGTGCCTACTCTATTCTCTGA
- the LOC104752688 gene encoding uncharacterized protein LOC104752688 isoform X3 translates to MAIAGLQNILAIDSSFPRDSEVRGSRQRENDGRSSVRASSLLQMWRELEDDHVMGHARDRDADRRTASSRGNGCDSNISSAHDIVRDSVNLGETELGGWSPTPSHVDSHNSSEDLGPFQSEHFSDLGMVERERVRQIFREWMSSGTGQHTSSDSHTTNSTRSEWLGETEQERVRIIREMVQMNSQQRPVLGDLREEQPIEVVNQIERVLDGRVVNANCIQNENARRGIRKLCGRQVWVDMLKMAERERQTELQGLTQHHAVSNFAHRNRIQALLRGRFLRNGDNDDKEKPTSSAATELGFLRERHTVSELREEFISRLDRSVSGQASSSHSDTSSYAENDDNRGEQNDLNCLDIINDAGGLSDKNGREAENQCSVDEITNSRRCNNRSTSLEERTAHVEDWQRSEIDDFSLRRNDAEVDLNSHQREDATGCSSSSIHGDEDRHGCQFRETMDIPYEQSLQSSEEIATMRLINRTTNFQENLVESINLTVPLEEQTEEEIIGNEESDWQLINGETSAWRDGAEEEADTDVPESFPNQLSQISSVDEDREAHARTELTEMQPDDADLQSTIQDWWEEHSDQDTVSIGRAASFFPPDDNENMELSELSSRRRVSNLLQSGFRENLDQLIQSYMDRRSRNPVEWEEHETYSDHTLVGEDIEQQDDAQSGGQELDAVESPPLSVPSPVIPIQPRWEHDRSISNWPAHDLHQGIGMDWDSINDLRVDMGRIQQRMDNLQRMLEACMEMQLELQRSIRQEVSAAMHRAADQSGPSKETESYESKWEYVRKGICCVCCESNIDSLLYRCGHMNTCEKCAKKLVEAGGKCPMCQAPVIEVVRAYSIL, encoded by the exons ATGGCTATTGCTGGCCTGCAAAACATTTTGGCGATTGATTCATCTTTCCCACGGGACTCTGAGGTTCGGGGTTCTAGACAGAGGGAAAATGATGGAAGGTCAAGCGTCCGGGCATCCTCACTTCTACAGATGTGGAGAGAACTTGAGGATGATCACGTGATGGGTCATGCTCGTGACAGAGATGCTGACAGGAGGACTGCTTCTTCCAGGGGAAATGGTTGTGACAGTAATATTAGTAGTGCACATGATATTGTTAGAGATAGTGTAAATCTGGGTGAGACTGAACTTGGTGGATGGTCCCCTACCCCGAGTCATGTCGACTCACATAACTCGAGTGAGGATCTCGGCCCTTTTCAGAGCGAGCACTTTTCTGATCTCGGGATGGTTGAAAGGGAAAGAGTTAGACAAATTTTCCGTGAGTGGATGAGCTCTGGGACTGGTCAACATACTTCCTCTGATTCCCATACAACCAACAGCACAAGATCAGAATGGCTTGGTGAAACTGAACAGGAAAGGGTGAGGATCATAAGGGAGATGGTTCAGATGAATAGCCAGCAGAGACCTGTTCTTGGTGATCTCAGGGAAGAACAACCTATTGAAGTTGTTAACCAGATCGAAAGAGTACTTGATGGTAGAGTTGTTAATGCGAACTGCATCCAAAATGAAAATGCTAGAAGAGGTATACGCAAGTTATGTGGTAGGCAAGTGTGGGTCGATATGTTAAAAATGGCTGAGAGGGAAAGGCAAACAGAGCTGCAGGGTTTGACGCAGCATCATGCTGTATCAAACTTTGCTCACCGCAACCGCATTCAG GCATTGCTAAGGGGGAGATTCTTACGAAATGGTGACAACGATGATAAAGAGAAGCCAACATCATCTGCAGCCACTGAGTTGGGTTTTCTAAGAGAAAGGCACACTGTATCTGAGCTGAG GGAGGAATTTATATCCAGACTTGACCGGTCTGTCTCTGGTCAAGCGAGCAGCAGTCACTCGGATACctcatcatatgctgaaaatgatgataatagAGGTGAACAAAACGATCTAAATTGTCTAGATATCATCAATGATGCAGGCGGTCTCTCAGATAAAAATGGCAGAGAGGCTGAAAACCAATGTTCAGTGGATGAGATAACTAATTCCAGACGCTGTAATAACCGGAGCACAAGTTTGGAAGAAAGGACTGCACATGTAGAAGATTGGCAACGATCagaaattgatgatttttctctAAGAAGAAATGATGCTGAAGTGGACCTGAATAGCCATCAAAGGGAGGATGCTACTGggtgttcatcctcttcaattCATGGAGACGAGGACAGACATGGCTGTCAGTTTCGAGAAACTATGGATATACCTTATGAACAGTCTCTGCAAAGTTCCGAAGAAATTGCCACCATGAGACTGATAAACAGGACAACAAATTTCCAGGAAAATCTGGTTGAAAGCATTAATCTAACTGTCCCTCTAGAGGAACAAACCGAGGAGGAGATTATTGGAAACGAAGAATCCGATTGGCAACTTATCAATGGTGAAACCAGTGCATGGAGAGATGGCGCTGAAGAGGAGGCAGATACAGATGTTCCTGAGAGTTTTCCAAATCAGTTATCCCAGATATCATCCGTGGACGAAGACAGAGAAGCCCACGCCCGCACAGAACTTACAGAGATGCAGCCTGATGATGCTGATCTCCAAAGCACAATACAAGACTGGTGGGAAGAACATTCTGATCAGGACACAGTTTCAATTGGAAGGGCTGCCTCATTCTTTCCTCCGGATGATAACGAGAACATGGAACTCAGCGAACTCTCTAGCAG GAGACGTGTCTCAAATCTTCTGCAAAGCGGGTTTAGGGAAAATCTTGACCAGTTGATACAGTCCTACATGGACAGACGTAGCCGAAATCCGGTGGAGTGGGAAGAACACGAGACTTATTCTGACCATACATTAGTAGGTGAAGATATAGAACAGCAGGATGATGCTCAGAGTGGTGGTCAAGAACTTGATGCTGTTGAATCTCCTCCTTTGTCTGTACCCTCCCCAGTGATCCCTATTCAGCCACGGTGGGAGCATGATCGATCCATTTCCAACTGGCCGGCACATGATTTGCATCAGGGCATTGGAATG GATTGGGATTCGATCAACGATTTGAGGGTTGACATGGGTAGAATACAGCAAAGGATGGATAACTTGCAGAGAATGCTGGAGGCTTGCATGGAAATGCAACTTGAGTTGCAAAGGTCCATAAGACAAGAAGTCTCTGCTGCGATGCACCGCGCTGCTGACCAATCAG GTCCATCTAAGGAGACTGAGAGCTACGAGTCAAAATGGGAATATGTAAGGAAAGGGATCTGCTGTGTATGCTGTGAGAGCAATATCGATTCTTTATTGTATAG ATGTGGACATATGAACACTTGCGAGAAGTGTGCGAAGAAGCTAGTGGAAGCTGGGGGGAAATGTCCCATGTGTCAAGCTCCTGTGATTGAGGTAGTTCGTGCCTACTCTATTCTCTGA